The sequence below is a genomic window from Equus caballus isolate H_3958 breed thoroughbred chromosome 11, TB-T2T, whole genome shotgun sequence.
CCGATGTCTGCTCCCTGCTCAGCCCCATCCCAGGGCCCCAGAAGGCTggagcggcagcagcagcagcacaaaCAAGGCCAGGGCAAGTGCTGGGGCCTCTCCCGCAGACTTTGCGCCTCCCACTATCAAATGCTAACACCAGGAGGTGGCAGTAGCTCACTGAACAcagagccagccagccagcccttCGCTTACACACTGTAGGCTCCATCTGGGGAGAGAATGGCAGCGGCAGGGGTTCTCCTCCCTCGCAGAGACAGGCCCAGAGGTTTACAAGTTTTCTAAGCTTTTGATAATGTGAAGCTCCAGGTTAAGAGGATGCTATTGAGCACATTGCAGCTATGTAATTTTTGGTGTATGTATGTAATATTTaaggttgaaagaaaataaatctcaaaagcaaAGATATTAACtcttattagaaaaaaaagacaaaaaaaaaaaagaagccaaagcATGATGTGTCTTGTCCGCCTTAAGCTGGCTCCACACCTGTGCTGTGCCATAATCACCCAGCGGGCAGCAGCTGCAGGAAGGACGGAGCCGGACCACGGGCCGCGGCTTTTGGAGCCCAGAGTTGGTATCTTGTTTGAGAAACATCCAGAGTGACTGGTGGGGCTGTGCTTCCCAGTGCGTTGTTCATGTGGAGATGTGAATGCCTACTGCTTAAGATATCTGTATAAAGTGCTGTGtgattaaaactttttttttacttgcatttttttctgtttggctcATTCACAGTGTACAAAAAAGACAAGGTGGCACCATTAAACCTGCCTCTGCCATTCATCTGGGCTCTGTCGCCTTTCTTCCCCTCTGGGGCACCTCACACACCCCTCCCCAGGGGAAGGAAAGACTCCCCCACTGCCCCAGAAGGCTCACGGCAGCAGCACCTTCCCCCTACCCAGGCTGCTGCCATGCCTTCTGCATTTGCAGTCAGGATTTGCGGGGCTGCGAGATCAGGATCTAGAAGTCCGGTGGATCGGTGGGTGCTCTTGCCTCTGGGCAGGACTGTTCCATTCTTCAAGACCCCATTTTTAGCACTGTCTGCCAGCAGCAGCTGTGGTCTCCAGGGACCTGTGTTGGGCCAGTTCAACCAGTTCTGCTCCTTCCAAATGCTGGGAGAGCTGACATCGCAGCACCTGGCCTAGGCTTTAAGCCAAAGCAGTTGCCCAGTTTGGGCGATTGGCATCTGTCCCTCCTTGCTGCTTCCTTTTAACTCTTGCCCAACACTTCCGAACAAGGATGGGGTGGAGTAGGGCAGAGGCAGCCAGGGGAGACTGGGGGAGCCCTAGAGCCTTTGCTGGAACGATAGTAGACTCCTTTTAAAAAGGGTACAACTGCCTGCCTGCTCCTTGCCAATTTCCCCAATGCCTCTAACTCAGAGACGTTTCCCCTTTTTGCCGAGACTGGCTGTGTGGCCCTAGGTAAGACATACTAGCTGCAAGCGTCAGTTTTCCCAGGTGTGGGATGAGGCAGTTGGCTGAACTTCCTGGCTTCCAGGCTGAAGGTGGTATAATCGCTGGGCAGGGCCCCACCCACTGCAGAGAAGCCTGGACCAGCTCTGGTCCTGTGCCCACCACCAAAATGAGTATTTCCAGGGGCCAGTACCACGTGTTGCCCAATCCAGGAGGCACCATTGGGCAACACTAATGCTAAGAGTTGGAGCCCTGGCAGGAGCAAGATTCCACTCCCTCCCCAACACCTAGGATAAGACCATCAGGCTGGGAGTGTCACTTTATTTGGATTTGATTCATGAGGTGGGGCTGCCATAGGCAAAGGAATTCCACCAGCTGggctcctggcccagggcctcATTCTGGCCTTTGTTGGGCAGAGCCTGTCCCTCCAAAGCACAGCCTCCACCTTCCCACCCTTCTCCAGgagtcctcctcctctccccacatgAGCTGTGGACAGGCTGTCCagtcctgggggaggaggggagaccctgaggctcagagtggacTGAATAGACCGACTGAGGCATGGCAAGGCCTTCGGAGTCATAAGGGCTCTTCTGGAGGTGGCCTCTACTTGGGCTTACGGCTGGGCGAGGGTTGTGGCTCCAGAGAGGGTGGGGGCTCCATGCAGCCACTGACCATCCAGAAGTAGTTTGGGTGCACCTGGCCCTGCACAGCCTCACTGGCCATCAACTCCCCGTCCACAGTAATCACACCCTTACCATCCTTTGGCTCCAGGCGGAAGGCAACCACAGGCACATACACCAAGTAGGGACAGTCATACTCCATGTGCCTGCCGTTCTGCATGGCCAGGAAGATGCGCAGCAGCATGGCCCGAGACACACCTGCCCGTATGTAGAACAGGTGCATAGTGCCGGCCTCACAGCGGCCCATGGGTGCAGCAAACATCTCGCTGCCCAGATGTGAGTGCAgcagcaccagcaccagcacaAAGTCCTGCTCTGGCACCACGGTCCAGTGGGAGGGCACTGGCTCCTCCAAGGGCACAAGGTGGGCATCCACAGGGCCCTGCTGGTTCTGCCGGTCCAGAGCCGGGGAGGTGGGCATCTTGGAGACCACCCTTTCTACGGGGAGGTAGGCCAGTTGGCCCCTGTAGATGCGTAGGGCTGCCAGGCGCAGGAAGGTGCCCAGAGTGAAGCGCACCTCCCCCAGGCACCGAAACTTCTCACTCTCCAGATCCACATCAGCAATGAAGCCCCACGCCAGGCTGAGCACGGAGAAGAGACGCAGCCCGGAGGCTGTTTGCAGTGACAGCA
It includes:
- the SPHK1 gene encoding sphingosine kinase 1 isoform X3, with amino-acid sequence MDPARGTQRQLPRPCHVLVLLNPCGGKGKALELFRSHVQPLLAQEDVSFKLLLTERRNHARELVRAEELGHWDALVVMSGDGLMHEVVNGLMERPDWETAIQKPLCSLPAGSGNALAASVNHYAGFEQVTDEDLLTNCTLLLCRRLLAPMNLLSLQTASGLRLFSVLSLAWGFIADVDLESEKFRCLGEVRFTLGTFLRLAALRIYRGQLAYLPVERVVSKMPTSPALDRQNQQGPVDAHLVPLEEPVPSHWTVVPEQDFVLVLVLLHSHLGSEMFAAPMGRCEAGTMHLFYIRAGVSRAMLLRIFLAMQNGRHMEYDCPYLVYVPVVAFRLEPKDGKGVITVDGELMASEAVQGQVHPNYFWMVSGCMEPPPSLEPQPSPSRKPK